In Rhipicephalus microplus isolate Deutch F79 chromosome 9, USDA_Rmic, whole genome shotgun sequence, one genomic interval encodes:
- the LOC119164685 gene encoding cytochrome P450 2U1, producing the protein MVLMDKSQRNKAVIDIYKAKMNDVGNEGDTFTEDRMVGNTTDYLLGATAVVALFVQSHILMFAARADSLQEQVRREIDHVVGRERLPTWTDHVHMPLTMATIWEMYRWKACTPFGIPRGVVEDMVIGGYHVPKGTVLLPNFWAVHQSAELWKEPEKFDPSRFIATDGTMPSIRPAHYITFSLGKRICPGESLATAEAFLYLTKLLQKFRILPEEGATVHIGSYQPLYEHAATKIRFLPRSD; encoded by the exons ATGGTGCTCATGGATAAATCTCAGCGTAACAAGGCCGTCATCGACATCTACAAGGCAAAAATGAACGACGTTGGCAACGAAGGCGACACGTTTACAG AGGACCGCATGGTGGGCAACACGACCGACTACCTGCTGGGCGCCACGGCCGTGGTGGCGCTGTTCGTGCAAAGCCACATACTCATGTTCGCCGCCCGTGCGGACAGCCTGCAGGAGCAAGTGCGCAGGGAGATCGACCATGTTGTGGGCAGGGAGCGGCTGCCCACGTGGACGGACCACGTCCACATGCCGCTCACCATGGCCACCATCTGGGAGATGTACCGTTGGAAAGCGTGCACGCCTTTCGGCATTCCTCGCGG AGTCGTGGAAGACATGGTGATCGGTGGCTACCACGTTCCCAAGGGCACCGTACTCCTGCCCAACTTTTGGGCTGTCCACCAGAGTGCCGAGCTATGGAAGGAGCCAGAGAAGTTCGACCCTTCGCGATTCATCGCAACCGACGGCACCATGCCGTCTATTAGGCCCGCGCATTACATAACCTTTTCGTTGG GTAAAAGAATCTGCCCAGGGGAGAGCTTGGCCACGGCTGAGGCCTTCCTCTACCTGACCAAGCTGCTTCAGAAGTTCAGAATCCTTCCCGAAGAAGGCGCCACCGTGCACATTGGTTCGTACCAGCCGCTGTACGAGCACGCCGCTACCAAGATACGTTTCCTGCCACGCTCCGATTGA